The Verrucomicrobiota bacterium genome has a window encoding:
- a CDS encoding PEP-CTERM sorting domain-containing protein (PEP-CTERM proteins occur, often in large numbers, in the proteomes of bacteria that also encode an exosortase, a predicted intramembrane cysteine proteinase. The presence of a PEP-CTERM domain at a protein's C-terminus predicts cleavage within the sorting domain, followed by covalent anchoring to some some component of the (usually Gram-negative) cell surface. Many PEP-CTERM proteins exhibit an unusual sequence composition that includes large numbers of potential glycosylation sites. Expression of one such protein has been shown restore the ability of a bacterium to form floc, a type of biofilm.), translating into MSVLGRLRNTLTRTTLTGIVASLSVSPVMGVMTVHFVEESGGLRVSFSGSLDLTGAGVFSDGILRNTTGIFTAQGVTLPGAFDYDHEGPSIGSSTFLTPDDGLGTQILPTPDSNVLGFYDGGLWWSAVHVTGGTELEPTELTADPFRDTVFFGGKSLTDIGAQPGDIAEGTVLWTANVTGDTFVFSRTVPVPEPSSFALLFGLATSLALLRRRSRRG; encoded by the coding sequence ATGTCAGTATTAGGTCGACTTCGAAACACTCTCACGAGAACCACCCTTACTGGGATCGTAGCTAGTCTTTCAGTGTCCCCTGTTATGGGGGTTATGACGGTTCACTTCGTGGAAGAGTCGGGTGGCCTGCGCGTGAGTTTTTCCGGTTCGCTCGACCTCACAGGTGCCGGGGTTTTTTCGGACGGAATACTTCGAAACACGACTGGGATTTTCACTGCGCAAGGAGTGACTTTGCCGGGGGCTTTTGACTACGACCACGAAGGGCCTTCGATCGGTTCCTCGACATTCCTTACTCCGGATGATGGCCTTGGGACACAGATTTTACCTACCCCAGACAGTAACGTTCTCGGGTTTTACGACGGAGGTCTCTGGTGGTCAGCTGTACATGTGACCGGCGGAACGGAGTTAGAACCGACGGAGCTCACAGCGGATCCCTTCCGTGACACCGTGTTTTTCGGCGGTAAAAGCCTTACCGATATCGGGGCTCAGCCTGGGGACATCGCGGAAGGGACGGTACTCTGGACGGCCAACGTTACTGGCGATACCTTTGTGTTCTCGCGGACCGTTCCGGTTCCTGAACCGTCCTCATTTGCCCTACTCTTTGGCCTTGCTACCTCTCTTGCTCTGCTGAGAAGGCGGTCGAGGCGAGGGTAA